The Antedon mediterranea chromosome 7, ecAntMedi1.1, whole genome shotgun sequence genome has a segment encoding these proteins:
- the LOC140054005 gene encoding 3-oxoacyl-[acyl-carrier-protein] reductase FabG-like, with protein sequence MSATTPLSLLGKVALITGASSGIGAATSVLFAKLGAKLVLNGRQVENLEKTGKDCEKHGAKPLIVPGDVTKEADNVALIQKAVEHFGKLDILVNNAGILALGTIETTSLQDFDHMMNTNVRSVFHLTSLAVPHLTKTQGNIVNVSSVNGLRSFPGVLAYCVSKSAVDQMTHCVALEMAPKKVRVNCVNPGVIVTELQKRGGLNEEAYAAFLEKSKTTHALGRAGEADEVANAIAFLASDSASFITGVTLPVDGGRHAMCPR encoded by the exons TCAGGAATTGGCGCAGCAACAAGTGTTCTGTTTGCAAAGCTTGGCGCCAAGTTAGTACTAAATGGCAGACAAGTTGAAAATCTTGAGAAGACTGGCAAAGATTGTGAAAAACATGGAGCTAAG CCTTTGATTGTACCTGGTGACGTAACTAAAGAAGCTGATAATGTTGCATTGATACAGAAGGCAGTTGAACACTTTGGAAAACTTGACATATTG GTTAACAATGCTGGTATATTGGCACTGGGAACAATTGAAACCACAAGCTTACAAGATTTTGATCACATGATGAACACCAATGTTAG ATCTGTGTTTCATCTGACTTCACTTGCAGTACCTCACCTAACTAAAACCCAAGGAAACATTGTTAATGTGTCCAGTGTCAATGGCCTGAGATCG TTCCCAGGTGTGCTTGCTTACTGTGTTTCCAAGAGTGCAGTGGATCAGATGACGCACTGTGTAGCACTTG AAATGGCACCAAAGAAAGTACGAGTAAATTGTGTCAA CCCTGGAGTAATAGTGACAGAGTTGCAAAAGAGGGGTGGATTAAATGAAGAAGCATATGCTGCG TTTCttgaaaaaagtaaaacaacGCATGCACTGGGTCGGGCTGGCGAGGCAGACGAGGTTGCTAACGCTATTGCATTCTTAGCATCAGATTCTGCGTCGTTTATTACTGGTGTCACTTTACCGGTTGATGGCGGTAGACATGCTATGTGCCCACGATAA